In a genomic window of Vigna angularis cultivar LongXiaoDou No.4 chromosome 6, ASM1680809v1, whole genome shotgun sequence:
- the LOC108341908 gene encoding cationic peroxidase 2, whose translation MEPRSFYSLLFLLLALASVNSVHGQGTRQGFYSSSCPRAESIVKSTVQSHVKSDPTLAAGLLRMHFHDCFVQGCDGSVLISGANTERTNFANLGLRGFEVIDDAKTQLETACPGVVSCADILALAARDSVVLSGGLSYQVPTGRRDGRVSQASDVNNLPAPFDSVDVQKQKFTAKGLNTQDLVTLLGAHTIGTTACQFFSNRLYNFTANGPDPSIDPSFISQLQSLCPQNGDGSKRVALDTGSQTAFDLSYYNNLRRGRGILQSDQALWNDASTQKIVQGYLGLIRGLLGLKFNVEFGKSMVKMGNIELKTGTDGEIRKICSAIN comes from the exons ATGGAGCCACGCAGTTTCTACTCTCTGCTGTTTCTTTTGCTTGCTTTAGCTTCTGTAAACTCAGTGCATGGCCAAGGGACACGTCAAGGGTTTTATTCCAGTTCGTGTCCTCGTGCCGAGTCCATTGTTAAGTCCACAGTTCAATCCCACGTTAAGTCTGATCCTACTTTGGCTGCTGGCTTGCTTCGGATGCACTTCCACGATTGCTTTGTGCAAGGTTGTGACGGTTCTGTTCTCATTTCCGGTGCTAACACTGAGAGAACAAACTTTGCTAACCTTGGTTTACGAGGATTTGAGGTTATCGATGATGCAAAGACACAACTCGAGACTGCATGCCCCGGTGTTGTGTCTTGTGCTGATATCCTTGCCCTTGCTGCCCGTGATTCCGTTGTTCTg AGCGGTGGACTGAGCTATCAGGTTCCTACTGGACGCAGAGATGGACGCGTATCACAGGCCTCTGACGTGAATAACTTGCCTGCTCCTTTTGACTCTGTTGATGTTCAGAAGCAAAAATTCACAGCCAAAGGCCTCAACACTCAAGACCTCGTCACCCTTCTTG GTGCACATACCATTGGAACAACAGCTTGCCAGTTTTTCAGTAACAGATTATACAACTTCACTGCAAATGGTCCTGATCCTTCCATCGACCCTTCATTTATTTCCCAACTACAATCGCTATGCCCACAAAACGGTGACGGTTCAAAACGCGTTGCCCTAGACACGGGTAGTCAAACAGCATTTGATTTATCTTACTACAATAATTTGAGGAGAGGACGCGGAATTCTGCAGTCTGATCAAGCCCTCTGGAACGATGCTTCCACTCAGAAAATTGTGCAGGGGTACTTGGGCTTAATAAGAGGGTTGCTTGGATTGAAATTCAACGTGGAATTTGGAAAATCTATGGTCAAGATGGGAAACATTGAGTTGAAGACTGGTACTGATGGTGAAATTCGCAAGATTTGTTCTGCCATCAACTAG
- the LOC108342418 gene encoding cationic peroxidase 2 — MEGRSLCSPMFLLLALATLNVVHGQGTRVGFYARTCPRAESIVRSTVQSHVRSDRSLAAGLLRMHFHDCFVQGCDGSVLIAGAGTERTAFANLGLRGYEVIDDAKTQLEAACPGVVSCADILALAARDSVFLSGGLSWQVPTGRRDGRISQASDVSNLPAPFDSVDVQKQKFTAKGLNTQDLVTLVGGHTIGTTACQFFSNRLYNFSANGADSSINPLFLPQLRSLCPQNGGDSNRVALDTGSEIRFDTSFFANLRNGRGILQSDQALWNDPSTKSFVQGYLASKASFFNVEFAKSMVKMSNIELKTGTDGEIRKICSAFN; from the exons ATGGAGGGACGGAGTTTGTGCTCACCGATGTTTCTTTTGCTTGCTTTGGCCACTCTGAACGTTGTGCATGGCCAAGGGACGCGTGTAGGGTTCTATGCTAGAACATGTCCTCGGGCTGAGTCCATTGTTAGGTCCACAGTTCAATCCCACGTGAGGTCCGATCGTAGTTTAGCGGCTGGGCTGCTTCGGATGCACTTTCACGATTGCTTTGTACAAGGTTGTGACGGTTCTGTTCTCATTGCCGGTGCTGGCACCGAGAGAACAGCATTCGCAAACCTTGGTTTAAGAGGGTACGAGGTTATTGACGATGCGAAAACGCAGCTCGAGGCTGCATGCCCCGGTGTTGTGTCTTGTGCTGATATCCTTGCTCTTGCTGCTCGTGATTCCGTTTTTCTG AGTGGTGGACTGAGTTGGCAAGTGCCTACTGGACGCAGAGATGGGCGAATATCACAGGCTTCTGATGTGAGTAACTTGCCTGCTCCTTTTGACTCTGTTGATGTTCAGAAACAAAAGTTCACAGCAAAGGGACTCAACACTCAAGACCTCGTCACCCTTGTTG GTGGACATACGATTGGTACCACGGCTTGTCAGTTCTTCAGTAACAGATTGTACAACTTCAGTGCAAATGGTGCCGACTCTTCAATCAACCCTTTATTTCTTCCTCAGCTAAGATCATTGTGCCCGCAAAACGGCGGTGATTCAAACCGAGTAGCTCTTGATACCGGTAGTGAAATCAGATTTGACACATCATTCTTTGCCAATTTGAGAAATGGGCGTGGAATTCTGCAGTCTGATCAAGCGCTTTGGAACGATCCTTCCACCAAGTCTTTTGTACAGGGTTACTTGGCCTCCAAAGCCTCGTTTTTCAATGTGGAATTTGCAAAATCTATGGTGAAGATGAGCAACATCGAGTTGAAGACTGGGACCGATGGTGAAATTCGCAAGATATGTTCTGCCTTTAACTAG
- the LOC108343078 gene encoding uncharacterized protein LOC108343078, with amino-acid sequence MAASAFSNALLSPVTLPSKPKSISFQPRFPLLKFPSTRSHPSLSKTTTFCSSDAADAPQHDTPIELRYPAFPTVMDINQIRDILPHRFPFLLVDRVIEYNPGVSAVAIKNVTINDNFFPGHFPERPIMPGVLMIEAMAQVGGLVMLQPEVGGSRENFFFAGIDKVRFRKPVIAGDTLVMRMTLTKLQKRFGIAKMEGKAYVGGEVVCEGEFLMAMGSG; translated from the exons ATGGCAGCGTCTGCTTTCTCCAACGCATTGCTTTCTCCCGTGACACTTCCTTCCAAACCCAAATCTATTTCCTTTCAACCCAGATTCCCACTTCTCAAATTCCCCAGCACCAGATCCCACCCCTCGTTGAGCAAAACGACCACGTTTTGTTCCTCGGATGCCGCCGATGCTCCTCAACATGACACCCCAATTGAATTAA GGTATCCGGCATTTCCAACAGTCATGGATATCAACCAGATTCGTGACATTTTGCCCCACAG GTTTCCTTTCCTTCTGGTGGATAGAGTAATTGAGTACAATCCTGGCGTTTCTGCTGTCGCCATAAAGAATGTGACAATAAATGACAATTTCTTTCCTGGACATTTTCCAGAAAGGCCCATCATGCCGGGTGTTCTCATGATTGAG GCAATGGCACAAGTTGGCGGTTTGGTCATGTTGCAACCTGAAGTGGGAGGTTCTCGTGAAAACTTCTTCTTTGCTGGAATAGACAAAGTGCGATTTCGTAAGCCAGTGATTGCAGGGGACACCTTAGTTATGAGAATGACGCTTACTAAGCTGCAAAAGCGATTTGGAATAGCAAAGATGGAAGGGAAGGCATATGTTGGAGGTGAAGTTGTGTGTGAGGGTGAATTTTTGATGGCGATGGGGAGTGGATAA
- the LOC108343077 gene encoding chlorophyll a-b binding protein CP24 10A, chloroplastic: MAAATSGAVLNGLGSSFLSGGSRSQTLLATSIGGKVGVAVSPRRLIVVAAAAPKKSWLPGVRAGGNLVDPEWLDGSLPGDFGFDPLGLGKDPAFLKWYREAELIHGRWAMAAVLGIFVGQAWSGVPWFEAGADPNAIAPFSFGSLLGTQLILMGWVESKRWVDFFNPDSQSVEWATPWSKTAENFANATGEQGYPGGKFFDPLGFAGTLKDGVYIPDTEKLERLKLAEIKHARIAMLAMLIFYFEAGQGKTPLGALGL, from the exons ATGGCAGCTGCAACATCTGGTGCTGTGTTAAATGGGTTGGGATCTTCCTTCTTGAGTGGAGGAAGCAGGAGCCAAACCCTTCTGGCCACTTCCATTGGAGGCAAAGTCGGTGTTGCAGTTAGTCCTAGAAGACTCATTGTGGTAGCTGCAGCAGCACCAAAGAAGTCATGGCTCCCTGGTGTTAGAGCTGGTGGCAATCTCGTCGACCCAGAATGGCTTGATGGATC GCTACCAGGTGACTTTGGTTTTGACCCACTAGGCCTGGGGAAGGACCCGGCATTCCTGAAATGGTACAGAGAAGCTGAGCTGATTCATGGGAGGTGGGCAATGGCTGCAGTTTTAGGTATCTTTGTAGGGCAGGCCTGGAGTGGAGTGCCATGGTTTGAGGCTGGAGCTGACCCCAATGCAATTGCTCCTTTTTCCTTTGGTTCTCTTTTGGGAACCCAATTGATTCTTATGGGATGGGTTGAGAGCAAGAGATGGGTGGATTTCTTCAACCCAGACTCACAGTCAGTGGAATGGGCCACTCCATGGTCAAAAACTGCTGAGAACTTTGCCAATGCTACTGGTGAACAAGGGTACCCAGGAGGCAAATTCTTTGACCCTTTGGGCTTCGCTGGCACTCTCAAGGATGGAGTTTACATCCCGGATACAGAGAAGCTGGAAAGATTGAAATTAGCTGAGATTAAGCATGCCAGGATTGCTATGTTGGCCATGCTGATTTTCTACTTTGAGGCTGGACAAGGAAAGACCCCCCTAGGCGCACTTGGCTTGTAA
- the LOC108343541 gene encoding probable protein phosphatase 2C 71 isoform X1, translating into MAHLFCRSFHCFWLPCCNLPPKSSERFRIYAPNPLPKPWMSFTHHTHMLLNATSSRNSDPEDFDILSSTEHSDGTFLFQFATASEIRQKLDELNKKKKADELNKKKKSIALNKKKKVDTLNRKKLSPEVVVEESKAGVRTLVSDSVEELNIGDYRPSEYEIESSATVVVTVADQQSLLPVKEEESVVLNSDSRNPVIKDRHLKLDSVEDGDGNQGILSEDIGVEINGFLSASEEDSKLDTPQETVVSTVAPESDGFSDLKSGASAEVEEDEAGKCYGVDGVTDNLATAVDADLSQLVQESTSLGSEQVGFGATDNPTAIVAAEISELVPESISLESDSKQVGYTATNNPTASVAADASEILPESTSLESEQVDYSASNNLIGDEDTGASEVVPESTCLESEQVGHCESELFANGEETTHLIVDDLIEASKTGKSELLHDEVPTSDLENITDVDNTERSDYESTPQLTIPQIHSIELASHRTDSSKTELYLVSGGACLPHPSKALTGREDAYFISQQNWLAVADGVGLGSLEDNYAGNAGPYIRELIENCENIVSNYENISTIKPAEVITRGAAETQTPGSSAVLVAHFDGQVLHAANVGNTGFIIIRDGFIFKKSTPMFHEFNFPLQIVKGHDPSALIEPYTIDLHDGDVIVTATNGLFDNLYEQEIASIISKSLQATLTPQEIAELLAVRAQDVGRSTSIRSPFSDAAQALGYVGCVGGKLDNVTVIVSLVQSR; encoded by the exons ATGGCTCATCTCTTCTGCCGAAGCTTCCATTGTTTCTGGTTACCATGCTGCAATCTTCCACCAAAATCTTCTGAAAGGTTTCGAATTTATGCTCCAAATCCACTTCCCAAACCTTGGATGAGCTTCACGCACCATACCCACATGCTTCTCAATGCCACTTCTTCCCGGAACTCCGATCCTGAGGATTTTGATATTCTCTCTTCCACTG AACATTCCGATGGTACTTTTCTGTTCCAGTTCGCCACTGCTAGCGAGATCAGACAAAAATTAGATGAattgaacaaaaagaaaaaagcagATGAActgaacaaaaagaaaaaatcaattgcattaaacaaaaagaaaaaagtagatacattgaacagaaaaaagCTCTCTCCAGAGGTTGTTGTTGAAGAAAGTAAAGCTGGTGTTCGAACTTTGGTGAGTGATAGTGTTGAAGAATTGAACATTGGTGATTATCGTCCATCAGAGTATGAAATTGAGTCTTCTGCGACTGTAGTAGTTACTGTTGCTGATCAACAATCTCTGCTTCCCGTGAAGGAAGAGGAGAGTGTTGTTCTTAATAGTGATTCTAGGAATCCAGTGATCAAAGATAGGCATTTGAAGTTGGATTCCGTGGAGGATGGTGATGGTAATCAAGGAATTTTAAGTGAAGATATTGGTGTTGAGATTAATGGTTTCCTGAGTGCGTCTGAGGAGGATTCGAAACTTGATACTCCTCAAGAAACTGTAGTTTCAACTGTTGCTCCAGAGTCTGATGGATTCTCTGATTTGAAGAGTGGCGCTTCTGCAGAAGTTGAAGAGGACGAAG CTGGCAAGTGTTATGGTGTAGATGGAGTGACAGATAACTTGGCCACTGCGGTGGATGCTGACTTGAGTCAACTGGTGCAAGAATCCACTTCTTTAGGGTCTGAACAAGTTGGTTTCGGTGCAACAGACAACCCGACTGCCATTGTTGCTGCTGAAATTAGTGAATTGGTGCCAGAATCCATCTCTTTAGAATCTGACTCTAAACAAGTTGGTTATACTGCAACAAACAACCCAACTGCTTCTGTTGCTGCAGACGCAAGTGAAATTTTGCCAGAATCCACTTCCTTAGAGTCTGAGCAAGTTGATTATAGTGCATCAAACAACCTGATTGGTGATGAAGATACTGGTGCAAGTGAAGTGGTGCCGGAATCCACGTGTTTAGAGTCTGAACAAGTTGGTCATTGTGAGTCTGAACTATTTGCTAATGGTGAAGAAACAACTCACCTCATTGTAGATGACTTAATTGAAGCAAGTAAAACGGGAAAGTCAGAATTG TTACATGATGAGGTTCCGACCTCAGATTTGGAAAACATTACAGATGTTGACAATACGGAAAGAAGTGATTATGAAAGCACACCACAGCTTACTATCCCACAGATACATTCAATTGAGTTGGCTAGTCATCG GACGGATTCTTCAAAAACGGAGCTTTACCTAGTTTCTGGTGGTGCTTGCTTGCCTCATCCCTCAAAG GCATTGACAGGTCGGGAGGATGCTTATTTCATTTCTCAGCAAAACTGGCTAGCTGTAGCTGATGGCGTTGGTCTGGGGTCTCTTGAAG ATAATTATGCAGGAAATGCTGGACCGTATATCAGGGAACTCATTGAAAATTGTGAAAATATTGTGTCAAATTATGAAAACATTTCAACAATAAAACCTGCAGAAGTTATCACCAGAGGTGCTGCCGAAACACAAACTCCAGGATCATCTGCTGTTTTGGTTGCTCATTTTGATGGACAG GTGCTTCATGCAGCCAATGTTGGGAACACCGGATTTATCATTATAAGAGATGGTTTCATCTTCAAAAAATCAACTCCAATGTTTCATGAATTCAACTTTCCATTACAGATAGTTAAAGGACATGATCCCTCAGCACTCATTGAG CCTTACACAATTGATCTACACGATGGTGATGTGATAGTTACTGCCACGAATGGCCTCTTCGACAATCTTTATGAGCAAGAAATTGCATCTATTATATCAAAATCACTACAAGCTACCTTGACACCTCAG GAAATAGCAGAATTATTGGCCGTGAGAGCACAAGATGTTGGAAGATCAACATCCATAAGAAGTCCTTTTTCTGATGCAGCGCAGGCTCTGGGTTATGTGGGATGTGTCGGAGGCAAACTTGATAATGTTACCGTTATAGTGTCATTAGTTCAATCTAGATAG
- the LOC108343541 gene encoding probable protein phosphatase 2C 71 isoform X2 yields the protein MAHLFCRSFHCFWLPCCNLPPKSSERFRIYAPNPLPKPWMSFTHHTHMLLNATSSRNSDPEDFDILSSTEHSDGTFLFQFATASEIRQKLDELNKKKKADELNKKKKSIALNKKKKVDTLNRKKLSPEVVVEESKAGVRTLVSDSVEELNIGDYRPSEYEIESSATVVVTVADQQSLLPVKEEESVVLNSDSRNPVIKDRHLKLDSVEDGDGNQGILSEDIGVEINGFLSASEEDSKLDTPQETVVSTVAPESDGFSDLKSGASAEVEEDEAGKCYGVDGVTDNLATAVDADLSQLVQESTSLGSEQVGFGATDNPTAIVAAEISELVPESISLESDSKQVGYTATNNPTASVAADASEILPESTSLESEQVDYSASNNLIGDEDTGASEVVPESTCLESEQVGHCESELFANGEETTHLIVDDLIEASKTGKSELLHDEVPTSDLENITDVDNTERSDYESTPQLTIPQIHSIELASHRTDSSKTELYLVSGGACLPHPSKALTGREDAYFISQQNWLAVADGVGLGSLEGNAGPYIRELIENCENIVSNYENISTIKPAEVITRGAAETQTPGSSAVLVAHFDGQVLHAANVGNTGFIIIRDGFIFKKSTPMFHEFNFPLQIVKGHDPSALIEPYTIDLHDGDVIVTATNGLFDNLYEQEIASIISKSLQATLTPQEIAELLAVRAQDVGRSTSIRSPFSDAAQALGYVGCVGGKLDNVTVIVSLVQSR from the exons ATGGCTCATCTCTTCTGCCGAAGCTTCCATTGTTTCTGGTTACCATGCTGCAATCTTCCACCAAAATCTTCTGAAAGGTTTCGAATTTATGCTCCAAATCCACTTCCCAAACCTTGGATGAGCTTCACGCACCATACCCACATGCTTCTCAATGCCACTTCTTCCCGGAACTCCGATCCTGAGGATTTTGATATTCTCTCTTCCACTG AACATTCCGATGGTACTTTTCTGTTCCAGTTCGCCACTGCTAGCGAGATCAGACAAAAATTAGATGAattgaacaaaaagaaaaaagcagATGAActgaacaaaaagaaaaaatcaattgcattaaacaaaaagaaaaaagtagatacattgaacagaaaaaagCTCTCTCCAGAGGTTGTTGTTGAAGAAAGTAAAGCTGGTGTTCGAACTTTGGTGAGTGATAGTGTTGAAGAATTGAACATTGGTGATTATCGTCCATCAGAGTATGAAATTGAGTCTTCTGCGACTGTAGTAGTTACTGTTGCTGATCAACAATCTCTGCTTCCCGTGAAGGAAGAGGAGAGTGTTGTTCTTAATAGTGATTCTAGGAATCCAGTGATCAAAGATAGGCATTTGAAGTTGGATTCCGTGGAGGATGGTGATGGTAATCAAGGAATTTTAAGTGAAGATATTGGTGTTGAGATTAATGGTTTCCTGAGTGCGTCTGAGGAGGATTCGAAACTTGATACTCCTCAAGAAACTGTAGTTTCAACTGTTGCTCCAGAGTCTGATGGATTCTCTGATTTGAAGAGTGGCGCTTCTGCAGAAGTTGAAGAGGACGAAG CTGGCAAGTGTTATGGTGTAGATGGAGTGACAGATAACTTGGCCACTGCGGTGGATGCTGACTTGAGTCAACTGGTGCAAGAATCCACTTCTTTAGGGTCTGAACAAGTTGGTTTCGGTGCAACAGACAACCCGACTGCCATTGTTGCTGCTGAAATTAGTGAATTGGTGCCAGAATCCATCTCTTTAGAATCTGACTCTAAACAAGTTGGTTATACTGCAACAAACAACCCAACTGCTTCTGTTGCTGCAGACGCAAGTGAAATTTTGCCAGAATCCACTTCCTTAGAGTCTGAGCAAGTTGATTATAGTGCATCAAACAACCTGATTGGTGATGAAGATACTGGTGCAAGTGAAGTGGTGCCGGAATCCACGTGTTTAGAGTCTGAACAAGTTGGTCATTGTGAGTCTGAACTATTTGCTAATGGTGAAGAAACAACTCACCTCATTGTAGATGACTTAATTGAAGCAAGTAAAACGGGAAAGTCAGAATTG TTACATGATGAGGTTCCGACCTCAGATTTGGAAAACATTACAGATGTTGACAATACGGAAAGAAGTGATTATGAAAGCACACCACAGCTTACTATCCCACAGATACATTCAATTGAGTTGGCTAGTCATCG GACGGATTCTTCAAAAACGGAGCTTTACCTAGTTTCTGGTGGTGCTTGCTTGCCTCATCCCTCAAAG GCATTGACAGGTCGGGAGGATGCTTATTTCATTTCTCAGCAAAACTGGCTAGCTGTAGCTGATGGCGTTGGTCTGGGGTCTCTTGAAG GAAATGCTGGACCGTATATCAGGGAACTCATTGAAAATTGTGAAAATATTGTGTCAAATTATGAAAACATTTCAACAATAAAACCTGCAGAAGTTATCACCAGAGGTGCTGCCGAAACACAAACTCCAGGATCATCTGCTGTTTTGGTTGCTCATTTTGATGGACAG GTGCTTCATGCAGCCAATGTTGGGAACACCGGATTTATCATTATAAGAGATGGTTTCATCTTCAAAAAATCAACTCCAATGTTTCATGAATTCAACTTTCCATTACAGATAGTTAAAGGACATGATCCCTCAGCACTCATTGAG CCTTACACAATTGATCTACACGATGGTGATGTGATAGTTACTGCCACGAATGGCCTCTTCGACAATCTTTATGAGCAAGAAATTGCATCTATTATATCAAAATCACTACAAGCTACCTTGACACCTCAG GAAATAGCAGAATTATTGGCCGTGAGAGCACAAGATGTTGGAAGATCAACATCCATAAGAAGTCCTTTTTCTGATGCAGCGCAGGCTCTGGGTTATGTGGGATGTGTCGGAGGCAAACTTGATAATGTTACCGTTATAGTGTCATTAGTTCAATCTAGATAG
- the LOC108341065 gene encoding non-specific lipid transfer protein GPI-anchored 31: MAAKWFLIACVVAVIWSADVAPTVSSSHHAHAHAPAPSVDCSAVVLTLADCLPFVSDDGAQTKPQGTCCSALKTVLTTAPNCLCDSFKNSGSLGIAINVTKALTLPAACKLSTPSLSNCGLSPSSAPAPGLSTASGAANGSPGGAPSSTPGNAASAGGPISAGSFIICLFVVVSLIAF, encoded by the exons ATGGCAGCCAAATGGTTTCTCATTGCGTGCGTCGTGGCCGTGATCTGGTCTGCTGACGTGGCTCCCACCGTCTCATCGTCACACCACGCTCACGCCCATGCCCCAGCACCCTCCGTCGACTGTTCAGCCGTCGTCCTTACCTTAGCGGATTGTCTTCCCTTCGTTTCCGACGACGGCGCCCAAACCAAACCTCAGGGGACATGCTGCTCTGCCTTGAAAACTGTTCTCACCACCGCTCCCAACTGCCTCTGCGACTCTTTCAAGAATAGCGGTAGTCTCGGTATCGCCATAAACGTCACAAAGGCTCTCACTCTCCCAGCTGCCTGCAAACTCTCCACCCCTTCTCTCTCCAACTGTGGAT tgtCTCCTTCGTCTGCTCCTGCACCTG GTTTGTCTACAGCATCTGGTGCAGCAAATGGGTCTCCAGGTGGAGCTCCATCATCAACTCCTGGGAACGCAGCATCAGCAGGCGGCCCTATTTCTGCTGGATCCTTTATTATTTGCCTCTTTGTGGTTGTATCACTCATTGCATTTTGA